A portion of the Fibrobacter sp. genome contains these proteins:
- the gatC gene encoding Asp-tRNA(Asn)/Glu-tRNA(Gln) amidotransferase subunit GatC, which produces MLEREEVLKLAKLSRLEVAEGDIDSVKGHLDKMLDHMEALKSLDLSNVEPMTGVENGATILREDVPVQGFSLDQAFANAPAVENDHFAIPKVIGG; this is translated from the coding sequence ATGCTCGAACGTGAAGAAGTATTGAAATTGGCGAAACTCTCGAGGCTCGAAGTTGCCGAAGGCGACATCGATTCCGTGAAGGGGCACCTGGACAAGATGCTCGACCACATGGAAGCGCTCAAGTCGCTCGATTTGTCGAACGTCGAACCGATGACCGGCGTCGAAAACGGTGCGACGATCCTCCGCGAAGACGTCCCGGTGCAGGGATTCTCGCTGGATCAGGCTTTCGCGAATGCGCCCGCAGTGGAAAACGACCACTTCGCCATTCCGAAGGTTATCGGCGGCTAG